From one Nonomuraea polychroma genomic stretch:
- a CDS encoding aldehyde dehydrogenase (NADP(+)) has protein sequence MIYGHDPRTGETVGAALQETDSAGVDMIVSAAAAAGQAWRSTPAAERALALEAVADALAAHVDELWQLADEETALGEVRLRGEVARTAGQFRLFAQVLRDGAYVEAIIDHADPSLTPPRPDVRRMKHPLPGVVAVFSASNFPFAFSVAGGDTASALAAGCPVVVKAHPGHPNTSERVAKIVRNALPYPDLLGLVQGMQAGIDLVKHPSVVAAGFTGSVAGGKAIQKLIDEREVPIPFFGELGSVNPVVVLPSAPVEGVATGFAGSLTLGVGQFCTNPGLMFVPESDELRKALVQAVEGTSGGPMLAERIRDGYLGGVERLGELQLLAEGKPGEGSWAVTPKVFATDLDTFAGKLPEIGEECFGPASIVVTYREISDLGPVIERLDGSLTATIHGTELDEAGDLVDVLRRKAGRLIWNGWPTGVAVCWAMQHGGPWPAATTTATSVGTTAIDRWLAPTAYQDWPEGLLPDELKDDNPLSIPRRVDGRLVQGS, from the coding sequence ATGATCTACGGACACGACCCCAGGACCGGCGAGACCGTGGGCGCCGCCCTGCAAGAGACCGACAGCGCCGGGGTCGACATGATCGTTTCCGCCGCGGCCGCGGCGGGCCAGGCCTGGCGGTCGACGCCCGCGGCCGAGCGCGCGCTCGCGCTCGAGGCGGTCGCCGACGCCCTGGCCGCGCACGTGGACGAGCTGTGGCAGCTCGCCGACGAGGAGACCGCGCTCGGCGAGGTACGCCTGCGCGGCGAGGTGGCCCGCACGGCCGGGCAGTTCAGGCTCTTCGCCCAGGTCCTCAGGGACGGTGCGTACGTCGAGGCCATCATCGACCACGCCGACCCGTCGCTCACCCCGCCCCGTCCCGACGTGCGGCGCATGAAGCACCCGCTGCCCGGCGTCGTCGCCGTGTTCTCTGCCAGCAACTTCCCGTTCGCGTTCTCCGTGGCCGGCGGCGACACCGCCTCCGCGCTGGCCGCGGGCTGCCCGGTGGTCGTCAAGGCGCATCCCGGGCATCCGAACACCTCCGAGCGGGTGGCGAAGATCGTGCGGAACGCGCTGCCGTACCCGGACCTGCTGGGGCTCGTGCAGGGCATGCAGGCGGGCATCGACCTGGTGAAGCACCCTTCGGTGGTCGCTGCCGGGTTCACCGGTTCCGTGGCCGGCGGGAAGGCGATCCAGAAGCTGATCGACGAGCGCGAGGTGCCGATCCCGTTCTTCGGCGAGCTGGGCAGCGTCAACCCTGTGGTCGTGTTGCCGTCGGCGCCGGTGGAGGGGGTGGCCACCGGCTTCGCGGGGTCGCTGACGTTGGGGGTCGGGCAGTTCTGCACGAACCCCGGGCTCATGTTCGTGCCCGAGAGCGACGAGCTGCGCAAGGCCTTGGTGCAGGCCGTCGAGGGGACCAGCGGCGGCCCCATGCTGGCCGAGCGGATCAGGGACGGATACCTGGGCGGGGTGGAGCGGCTCGGTGAGCTGCAGCTGCTGGCCGAGGGCAAGCCGGGTGAGGGCAGCTGGGCGGTCACGCCGAAGGTGTTCGCCACGGATCTGGACACGTTCGCCGGGAAGTTGCCGGAGATCGGCGAGGAGTGCTTCGGGCCCGCCTCGATCGTGGTGACATACCGGGAAATTTCCGATCTGGGTCCCGTGATCGAGCGGCTCGACGGCTCCCTGACGGCCACCATCCACGGCACCGAGCTCGACGAGGCCGGCGACCTCGTGGACGTGCTCAGGAGGAAGGCCGGCCGGCTCATCTGGAACGGCTGGCCGACCGGTGTGGCCGTGTGCTGGGCGATGCAGCACGGCGGCCCCTGGCCTGCCGCCACCACGACGGCCACGTCCGTCGGCACCACGGCCATCGACCGGTGGCTGGCGCCGACCGCGTACCAGGACTGGCCGGAGGGACTGCTGCCGGACGAGCTGAAGGACGACAATCCGCTCTCCATTCCGCGACGCGTCGACGGGCGACTCGTCCAGGGGAGCTGA